The Solanum pennellii chromosome 11, SPENNV200 genome contains a region encoding:
- the LOC107004051 gene encoding LOW QUALITY PROTEIN: putative disease resistance RPP13-like protein 1 (The sequence of the model RefSeq protein was modified relative to this genomic sequence to represent the inferred CDS: inserted 1 base in 1 codon): protein MEVGLAVGGAFLSSGLQVIFDRLAPKGDLLKMFQKHTKDVRLLKKLRMTLLGLQAVLSDAENKQASNQFVREWLNELRDAVDGAENLIEQVNYEALRLEAEGKHQNLGETSNQQVSELNLCLSDDFFLNIKNKLEYTIETLKDLQEQIGDLGLKEHFGATKQETRTPSTSLVDDSDIFGRQNDIEELIDRLLSEDASGKKLTVVPIVGMGGVGKTTLAKVVYNDEKVKDHFGLKAWFCVSEAYDAFRITKGLLQEIDSYDLKADENLNQLQVKLKESLKGKKFLVVLDDVWNDNYTEWDELRNVFVQGDIGSKIIVTTRKESVALMMGSGAINVGTLSDEASWDLFKRHSLENRDPKEHPEFEVIGKQIAYKCKGLPLALKALAGALRCKSEVDEWRDILRSEIWELPSCLNGILPALMLSYNDLPAPLKQCFAYCAIYPKDYQFCKDQIIHLWIANGLVQQLLSGNQYFLELRSRSLFERVPESSEWNSEKFLMHDLVNDLAQIASSNLCLRLEEKKGSHMLEQCRHMSCLIGEDGDFEKFKSLFKSEQLRTLLPINIQPYYNNNQLSKRVQLNILPRLRSLRVLSLSHYKIKELPNDLFIKLKLLRFLGISHTKIKRLPDSICVLYNLETLLLSSCADIEELPLQMEKLINLHYLDISNTPRLKMPLRLSKLKSLQVLXGAKFLLGGSRMEDLGEVHNLYGSLSVLELQHVVDIREVLKAKMREKNHVDKLSLEWSESSSVDNAQTERDILEELRPHKNIKEVEIIGYRGTNFPDWVADPLFVKLVKLSLRNCKNCNSLPALGQLPCLKFLWIRGMHGITEVTEEFYGSLSPFNSLVELRFEDMPEWKQWHLPGSGEFPTLKNLLIENCPELSLETPIQLSSLKRFNVIGCPKVGVVFYEGMKQIEEFYIRDCNSLPFSILPSSLKVEECDCIDDISAELLPTARNLSIRNCHNLTRFSIPTATECLYIQKCEKLSMACGGTQMTYLCIRDCKKLNWLPELLPSLKTLELINCPEIESFPRGRLQQLVIWNCKKLVNRRKEWRLQTLPCLIELLISHDGSDEDIEHWELPCSITRLEVSNLKTLSSQHLKSLTSLQYLCIEGNLPQIQSMLEQGHFSHLTSLQTLLIMNFRNLQSLPQSALPSSLSQLTIYDCPNLQSLPLKGMPSSLSELSISECPLLTPLLEFEKGEYWTEIAQIPSIYIDGECL, encoded by the exons ATGGAGGTTGGCTTAGCAGTTGGTGGTGCATTTCTCTCTTCAGGCCTGCAAGTTATCTTTGATAGGCTTGCACCTAAGGGAGATCTGCTCAAGATGTTCCAGAAGCATACGAAAGATGTTCGTCTTTTAAAGAAGTTGAGAATGACTTTGCTTGGTCTTCAAGCTGTGCTAAGTGATGCAGAGAATAAGCAAGCATCAAATCAATTTGTGAGAGAGTGGCTTAATGAGCTTCGAGATGCTGTGGATGGTGCTGAAAACTTGATTGAACAAGTCAATTATGAAGCTTTGAGACTTGAGGCTGAAGGTAAGCATCAAAATCTTGGAGAAACAAGCAACCAGCAAGTAAGTGAACTTAACCTGTGCTTGAGTGATGATTTCTTTCTTAATATAAAGAACAAGTTGGAATACACTATTGAAACATTGAAGGATTTGCAAGAGCAAATTGGTGACCTTGGATTAAAGGAGCATTTTGGTGCTACTAAACAAGAAACTAGAACACCTTCAACTTCTTTGGTTGATGATTCTGACATCTTTGGAAGGCAGAATGATATAGAGGAATTGATTGACCGTTTATTGTCTGAAGATGCAAGTGGAAAAAAACTGACTGTAGTTCCCATTGTTGGAATGGGCGGCGTGGGTAAGACAACACTTGCTAAAGTCGTTTACAATGATGAGAAGGTGAAGGACCATTTTGGTTTGAAAGCTTGGTTTTGTGTTTCTGAGGCATATGATGCTTTTAGAATAACAAaaggtttacttcaagaaattgACTCATATGACTTGAAGGCTGATGAAAATCTTAATCAGCTACAAGTCAAATTAAAGGAAAGCTTAAAGGGAAAGAAGTTTCTTGTTGTTCTAGATGATGTATGGAATGACAACTACACCGAGTGGGATGAATTGAGAAATGTTTTTGTACAAGGAGATATAGGAAGTAAGATTATTGTGACGACACGTAAAGAGAGTGTTGCCTTGATGATGGGTAGTGGGGCAATCAATGTGGGGACTTTGTCTGATGAAGCCTCTTGGGATCTATTCAAACGACATTCACTAGAAAACAGGGATCCTAAAGAACATCCAGAATTTGAAGTGATTGGAAAACAAATTGCATACAAATGCAAAGGGTTGCCTTTAGCTCTAAAGGCACTTGCTGGTGCTTTACGCTGCAAATCAGAGGTGGATGAGTGGAGAGACATTTTAAGAAGTGAAATATGGGAGCTTCCAAGTTGTTTGAATGGTATATTACCAGCGTTGATGTTAAGCTACAATGATCTTCCTGCACCTTTGAAGCAATGTTTTGCTTATTGTGCAATATATCCCAAAGATTATCAATTTTGCAAAGACCAAATTATTCACCTGTGGATTGCTAATGGTCTTGTACAGCAGTTGCTTTCAGGTAACCAATACTTTCTCGAGTTGAGGTCAAGATCACTTTTCGAAAGGGTCCCAGAGTCTTCTGAATGGAATTCAGAGAAATTCTTAATGCATGACCTTGTCAATGATTTGGCCCAAATTGCATCTTCAAATCTTTGTCTAAGGTTGGAAGAGAAAAAAGGATCGCACATGTTGGAACAATGTCGGCACATGTCCTGTTTAATAGGAGAAGATGGTGACTTTGAGAAATTTAAATCACTCTTTAAATCAGAGCAGCTGAGGACATTACTTCCAATCAATATCCAGCCCTATTATAACAACAATCAGCTAAGCAAGAGGGTGCAGCTTAACATACTGCCTAGACTAAGATCCTTGAGGGTATTATCACTATCTCATTACAAGATTAAGGAGTTGCCAAATGACTTGTTTATCAAATTAAAGCTCCTCAGATTTTTGGGTATCTCTCACACGAAGATTAAAAGGTTGCCAGATTCCATTTGTGTGTTGTATAACTTGGAGACACTTCTCCTGTCATCTTGTGCAGATATTGAGGAGCTACCGCTGCAGATGGAGAAGTTGATCAACTTACATTACCTCGACATAAGCAACACTCCTCGCTTGAAGATGCCGCTACGTCTGAGCAAGTTGAAAAGCCTCCAAGTGC GTGGAGCCAAGTTTCTTCTAGGTGGTTCGAGAATGGAAGATTTGGGTGAAGTACATAACTTGTACGGATCTCTATCAGTTTTAGAGTTGCAACATGTGGTTGATATTAGGGAAGTTTTGAAGGCAAAGATGAGGGAGAAGAATCATGTTGACAAGTTATCATTGGAGTGGAGTGAAAGTAGTAGTGTCGACAATGCACAAACAGAAAGAGACATACTTGAGGAGCTACGCccacataaaaacataaaagaagtCGAAATCATTGGATATAGAGGGACAAACTTTCCCGATTGGGTTGCTGATCCTTTGTTTGTTAAGCTGGTGAAATTGTCTCTTAGAAACTGCAAGAACTGTAATTCGTTGCCAGCACTAGGACAACTCCCTTGTTTGAAATTTCTTTGGATTAGAGGGATGCATGGAATAACAGAGGTGACGGAAGAATTCTATGGTAGTTTGTCGCCTTTTAACTCTCTTGTGGAGCTTAGATTTGAAGATATGCCTGAGTGGAAGCAATGGCACCTACCAGGAAGTGGAGAGTTTCCTACACTTAAAAACCTTTTAATAGAAAATTGCCCTGAGCTCAGTTTGGAGACACCGATCCAACTTTCAAGTTTAAAAAGGTTTAATGTTATTGGTTGTCCAAAGGTTGGAGTTGTTTTTTATGAAGGGATGAAACAGATTGAGGAATTTTATATTAGGGATTGTAACTCCTTACCTTTTAGCATACTGCCCAGTTCCTTGAAAGTGGAGGAATGTGATTGTATAGATGATATATCAGCTGAGTTGCTCCCAACAGCACGCAATTTGAGTATTAGGAATTGCCACAACCTTACTAGGTTTTCTATTCCTACTGCCACTGAATGTCTCTATATTCAGAAATGTGAAAAACTCTCGATGGCATGTGGAGGGACCCAGATGACGTATTTGTGTATTAGAGACTGCAAGAAGCTGAACTGGCTGCCAGAACTCCTTCCATCTCTTAAGACACTGGAACTGATTAATTGTCCAGAAATAGAGTCCTTTCCTCGAGGACGATTGCAGCAACTTGTAATCTGGAATTGCAAGAAACTGGTGAACCGACGAAAGGAGTGGCGTTTACAGACACTCCCCTGTCTCATAGAGTTACTGATCTCTCATGATGGGAGTGACGAAGATATTGAACATTGGGAGTTGCCTTGTTCTATTACAAGACTTGAGGTATCCAATCTTAAAACATTAAGCAGCCAACATCTCAAAAGCCTCACCTCTCTTCAATATCTATGTATTGAGGGTAATTTACCTCAAATTCAGTCAATGCTGGAACAAGGCCACTTTTCGCACCTCACTTCGCTTCAAACTCTACTAATCATGAATTTCCGTAATCTCCAATCACTTCCTCAATCAGCACTgccctcctccctctctcaGCTGACCATATATGATTGCCCTAATCTCCAATCCCTTCCATTAAAAGGGATGCCCTCTTCCCTCTCTGAACTATCTATTTCAGAATGTCCATTGCTCACACCACTACTAGAATTTGAAAAGGGGGAATACTGGACAGAAATTGCTCAAATTCCCAGCATATACATCGATGGGGAATGCCTGTAA